One window of Fusobacterium polymorphum genomic DNA carries:
- the rnc gene encoding ribonuclease III, translated as MKNLLDLEHKLNYYFNDRNLLKNALLHKSLGNERKEYKNQNNERLELLGDAVLDLIVAEYLYKNYKNASEGTIAKLKAMIVSEPILAKISRQIGVGKFLMLSRGEVMSGGRNRESILADSFEAILGAVYIDSNLEEARVFALSHIKQYIDHIEENEDILDFKSILQEYVQKEFRTVPTYELVAERGPDHMKEFEIQVIVGNYKEKAVARNKKKAEQLSAKALCIKLGVKYHEAL; from the coding sequence ATGAAGAATCTATTAGATTTAGAACATAAACTAAACTATTACTTCAATGATAGAAACTTATTGAAAAATGCTCTTCTTCATAAATCACTTGGTAACGAAAGAAAAGAATATAAAAATCAAAACAATGAAAGACTAGAACTGCTGGGAGATGCAGTTCTAGATCTTATTGTTGCTGAATATTTATATAAAAATTATAAAAATGCTTCAGAAGGGACAATAGCAAAATTAAAAGCTATGATAGTTAGTGAGCCAATACTTGCAAAAATTTCTCGTCAAATAGGAGTTGGAAAATTCCTTATGTTGAGTAGAGGAGAAGTGATGTCAGGTGGGAGAAATAGAGAATCTATTTTAGCTGATTCATTTGAAGCTATATTAGGTGCAGTCTATATAGACTCTAATTTAGAGGAAGCAAGAGTTTTTGCACTAAGTCATATAAAGCAGTATATAGACCATATAGAAGAAAATGAAGATATTTTAGACTTTAAAAGTATTTTACAAGAATATGTACAAAAAGAATTTAGAACAGTTCCAACTTATGAACTGGTAGCAGAAAGAGGACCTGACCATATGAAAGAATTTGAAATTCAAGTAATTGTTGGTAATTATAAAGAGAAGGCAGTTGCAAGAAATAAAAAGAAAGCAGAGCAATTATCTGCAAAGGCATTATGTATAAAGTTGGGAGTAAAATACCATGAAGCATTATAA
- a CDS encoding Rne/Rng family ribonuclease, with protein MKKYLILSKSSYEIKLALLEDNKLDEMYIERNNQKEITGNIYKGKVVDILNSGEIIFLDIGLEKNALLSFENKKDIPKLNIDDKLIVEIETEPRDEKGAKLSLDYSINGENLVLLPKSKNLSISKKIKDIEEVNRLKNIFLNIDNGLILRTNSEGKTKESLLEEYKDLKNIETQINKEFEKINIGLLYDVNSILKKAVTLFDDSIEEFIIDDKNIFEEIKVLLEEIGKKDLIKKLRKYFKDEEIFEYYNINSQIERALDRKVYLDSGAYIVIEKTEALISIDVNTGQNIGNKTSQELIFQTNLEATKEIARQIKLRNLAGIIIVDFIDMKKISDRKRILEEFKRYLSEDRVEINSLEYTNLGLIQFTRKRQGKELALYYREKCQYCEGTGYFFSKDRIILNLLEDLNSQIKSQDIKKILVKTKKDVIKELNKYIDNNKIEYIEDNNFYKIGYKMELYN; from the coding sequence ATGAAAAAATATCTGATTTTATCTAAAAGTTCATATGAAATAAAACTTGCTTTACTTGAAGATAATAAATTAGATGAAATGTATATAGAGAGAAATAATCAAAAAGAAATCACAGGAAATATCTACAAAGGTAAGGTTGTAGATATTTTAAATAGTGGTGAGATTATTTTTTTGGATATTGGCTTAGAGAAAAATGCCTTATTATCTTTTGAAAATAAGAAGGATATTCCTAAACTTAATATAGATGATAAGTTAATTGTGGAGATTGAAACTGAGCCAAGAGATGAAAAAGGGGCAAAACTAAGTCTTGATTATTCAATAAATGGAGAAAATTTAGTTTTATTACCAAAATCAAAAAATCTTTCTATATCTAAGAAAATAAAAGATATTGAAGAAGTTAATAGATTAAAAAATATATTTTTAAATATAGATAATGGTTTAATACTTAGGACTAATTCTGAAGGAAAAACAAAAGAAAGTTTATTAGAAGAATATAAAGACTTAAAGAATATTGAAACTCAAATAAATAAAGAGTTTGAAAAGATAAATATAGGCTTACTTTATGATGTAAATAGTATCTTAAAAAAGGCAGTAACTTTATTTGATGATAGTATAGAAGAATTTATTATTGATGATAAGAATATTTTTGAAGAAATAAAAGTTTTATTAGAAGAAATAGGAAAAAAAGATTTAATAAAAAAATTAAGAAAATATTTTAAAGATGAAGAAATTTTTGAATATTACAATATAAACTCACAGATAGAAAGGGCTTTAGACAGAAAGGTTTATCTAGATAGTGGGGCATATATTGTAATTGAAAAAACAGAGGCTTTAATTAGTATAGATGTAAATACAGGACAAAATATTGGAAATAAAACTTCACAAGAACTTATTTTTCAAACAAACTTAGAGGCTACAAAAGAAATAGCAAGACAAATAAAATTAAGAAATTTAGCTGGAATAATTATTGTAGACTTTATAGATATGAAAAAAATTTCTGATAGAAAAAGGATTTTAGAAGAATTTAAGAGATATTTAAGTGAAGATAGAGTTGAAATTAATTCTCTTGAATATACCAATCTAGGTTTAATACAGTTTACAAGAAAAAGACAGGGAAAAGAATTGGCATTGTATTATAGAGAAAAGTGTCAATACTGTGAAGGAACAGGATATTTTTTCTCAAAAGATAGAATAATTTTAAATCTTTTAGAAGATTTAAACAGTCAAATAAAAAGTCAAGATATAAAAAAAATTTTAGTTAAAACTAAGAAAGATGTAATAAAAGAGCTTAATAAATATATAGACAATAATAAAATTGAATATATAGAGGATAACAATTTCTACAAGATAGGTTATAAGATGGAATTATATAATTAA
- the fabF gene encoding beta-ketoacyl-ACP synthase II, producing MKRVVVTGLGLISALGIGLEESWKKLIDGETGIDLITSYDTTDQPVRIAGEVKGFEPTDYGIEKKEVKKLARNTQFALVATKMALEDANFKIDETNADDVGVLVSAGVGGIEIMEEQYRTMLEKGPKRISPFTIPAMIENMAAGNIAIYYGAKGPNKSIVTACASGTHSIGDGFDLIRHGRAKAMIVGGTEASVTQFCINSFANMKALSTRNETPKTASRPFSKDRDGFVMGEGAGILILEELESALARGAKIYAEMVGYGETCDANHITAPIETGEGATKAMRIALKDANIPLEDVTYINAHGTSTPTNDVVETRAIKALFGDKAKDLYISSTKGATGHGLGAAGGIEGVIIAKAIAEGIIPPTINLHETEEECDLNYVPNKAIKADVKVAMSNSLGFGGHNSVIVMKKFEK from the coding sequence ATGAAAAGAGTTGTTGTAACGGGATTAGGACTTATTTCTGCATTAGGAATAGGTTTAGAAGAAAGTTGGAAAAAACTTATAGATGGTGAAACAGGAATAGATTTAATAACTTCTTATGATACAACAGACCAACCAGTTAGAATAGCTGGGGAAGTTAAAGGTTTTGAACCAACTGATTATGGAATAGAAAAAAAAGAAGTTAAAAAATTAGCAAGAAATACTCAATTTGCTTTAGTTGCTACAAAAATGGCACTAGAAGATGCTAATTTTAAAATAGATGAAACTAATGCAGATGATGTAGGAGTTCTTGTGTCAGCTGGTGTTGGTGGAATTGAAATAATGGAAGAACAATATAGAACTATGTTAGAAAAAGGACCTAAAAGAATATCACCTTTCACAATACCAGCTATGATAGAAAATATGGCAGCTGGAAACATAGCTATATACTATGGAGCAAAAGGACCTAATAAATCAATAGTTACTGCATGTGCATCAGGAACTCATTCAATAGGAGATGGTTTTGATTTAATTCGTCATGGTAGAGCGAAAGCTATGATAGTTGGAGGAACAGAAGCAAGTGTAACTCAATTCTGTATAAATTCATTTGCTAATATGAAAGCTCTTTCAACTAGAAATGAAACTCCTAAAACAGCTTCAAGACCATTTTCAAAAGATAGAGATGGTTTTGTAATGGGTGAAGGAGCAGGAATTTTAATTTTAGAAGAATTAGAAAGTGCTTTAGCAAGAGGAGCAAAAATATATGCTGAAATGGTTGGATATGGGGAAACTTGTGACGCAAACCATATCACTGCTCCAATAGAAACTGGAGAAGGAGCAACAAAAGCAATGAGAATTGCTTTAAAAGATGCAAATATTCCTCTTGAAGATGTAACATATATAAATGCTCATGGAACTTCAACTCCTACAAATGATGTTGTAGAAACAAGAGCTATAAAAGCATTATTTGGAGATAAAGCAAAAGACTTATATATTTCTTCTACAAAAGGAGCAACTGGACATGGACTAGGAGCTGCTGGTGGAATTGAAGGAGTAATTATTGCAAAAGCAATAGCAGAAGGAATCATACCTCCTACAATTAATTTACATGAAACAGAAGAAGAATGTGATTTAAATTATGTTCCTAACAAAGCTATAAAAGCTGATGTAAAAGTAGCAATGTCTAACTCATTAGGTTTTGGAGGACATAACTCAGTTATAGTTATGAAAAAATTTGAAAAATAA
- a CDS encoding elongator complex protein 3, with amino-acid sequence MKHYNIPVFISHFGCPNACVFCNQKKINGRETDVSLDDLKNIIDSYLKTLPKNSIKQVAFFGGTFTGISMNLQKEYLEVVKHYIDNNDVEGVRISTRPECIDDEILTQLKKYGVKTIELGIQSLDDKVLRATGRNYTYDIVKKSCDLIKNYGFELGIQLMIGLPKSDFKSDLQSAIKSLDLNPDIARIYPTLVIKGTELEFMYKKNLYQSLSIEEAVDRTVPIYSLLELKNINVIRVGLQPAEDLTADGVIISGPFHPAFRDLVENKIYFNFLSKIFDKDKKLDIEVNEKNVSKIVGQKAINKKTFYPNFKILINNDLSLDELIINSKKYTRKEILEGEFNEKISDFI; translated from the coding sequence ATGAAGCATTATAATATTCCAGTGTTTATAAGTCATTTTGGTTGTCCTAATGCTTGTGTATTTTGTAACCAAAAGAAGATTAATGGAAGAGAAACAGATGTTAGTTTAGATGATTTAAAAAATATTATAGATAGCTATTTAAAAACTCTTCCAAAAAATTCCATTAAGCAGGTGGCATTTTTTGGTGGAACTTTTACAGGTATATCTATGAACTTACAAAAAGAATATTTGGAAGTTGTAAAACATTATATAGATAATAATGATGTTGAAGGAGTTAGAATATCAACAAGACCAGAGTGCATAGATGATGAAATTTTAACTCAATTAAAAAAATATGGTGTTAAAACTATTGAATTAGGAATACAGTCCTTAGATGATAAGGTTTTAAGAGCCACTGGTAGAAATTATACTTATGATATAGTTAAGAAATCTTGTGATTTAATAAAAAATTATGGTTTTGAGTTAGGTATTCAACTTATGATAGGTTTACCTAAATCAGACTTTAAAAGTGACTTACAATCTGCTATAAAAAGTTTAGACTTAAATCCTGATATAGCAAGAATATATCCAACTCTTGTAATAAAGGGAACAGAACTTGAATTTATGTATAAAAAAAATCTATATCAATCTTTAAGTATAGAAGAAGCAGTGGATAGGACAGTTCCTATTTATTCTTTATTGGAGCTTAAAAATATAAATGTAATTAGAGTAGGGCTTCAACCTGCTGAAGATTTAACAGCTGATGGGGTAATAATATCAGGACCATTTCATCCAGCATTTAGAGATTTAGTAGAAAATAAAATATATTTTAATTTTTTATCTAAGATTTTTGATAAAGATAAAAAACTGGATATAGAAGTAAATGAAAAAAATGTATCAAAAATTGTGGGACAGAAAGCTATAAATAAAAAAACTTTCTATCCCAATTTTAAAATATTGATAAATAATGATTTAAGTTTAGATGAGTTAATAATAAATTCTAAAAAATATACTAGAAAAGAGATATTAGAGGGAGAATTTAATGAAAAAATATCTGATTTTATCTAA
- a CDS encoding acyl carrier protein, whose protein sequence is MLDKVKEIIVEQLGVDADQVKPESNFVDDLGADSLDTVELIMSFEEEFGVEIPDTEAEKIKTVQDVINYIEANKK, encoded by the coding sequence ATGTTAGACAAAGTAAAAGAAATTATAGTTGAACAATTAGGAGTGGATGCTGATCAAGTTAAACCTGAATCAAATTTCGTAGATGATTTAGGAGCAGATTCTTTAGATACTGTTGAATTAATAATGTCTTTTGAAGAAGAATTTGGAGTAGAAATTCCAGATACTGAAGCAGAAAAAATTAAAACTGTACAAGATGTTATAAACTACATAGAAGCAAATAAGAAATAA